A stretch of the Clostridiales bacterium genome encodes the following:
- a CDS encoding AMP-binding protein has protein sequence MKSNMLEFLEETAQRLPQKVSFYDDRESLTYAQLTEKAQRIGSCLAAAVPVRTPVALLLESRSIRNVSAMYGTLYAGCAYAPLDIAMPPERLKLLLDLMQPSAVLADEKGAKAYETLGMNIPLIRYADAEAADTNAGKLAAIRRQASVYDPMSVLYTSGSTGIPKGSIQTHFSYVNWTDATNEVYSFTEDMVFGNQSPFFYANSVLDVISPVSLGATVYLLPAGVLGFPKRLLCCLKEQHVTCLCMTPSSFISIVNAGVLAPGCLPELKWGIMSGESMPWPPLKVWMDATPNAGWWHYYGSTEMFSVAVGKVPHEYDAGSRLPVGRPFRLAHILFLDENGNEAKPGEPGEMLLSSPWIAWGYHRDPERTMASWVVDPLERGWQERFFRSGDIGYLQEDGQLMVLGRRDNQIKHMGYRMELGEVEAVLRGLEGWKEGCVLYNRENDEIWCFWSGTLDEKQLRAGLKESLARYMLPDRYVHLEKMPHTPSVKVDRNTLSQMMK, from the coding sequence GTGAAATCCAATATGCTGGAATTCCTGGAGGAAACCGCGCAGCGGCTGCCGCAGAAGGTTTCATTCTACGATGACCGCGAAAGCCTGACCTATGCGCAGCTGACGGAAAAAGCACAGCGGATCGGTTCATGCCTGGCGGCAGCGGTTCCCGTGCGCACACCGGTGGCGCTGCTGCTGGAAAGCCGCAGCATCCGCAACGTATCCGCCATGTACGGTACGCTGTACGCCGGGTGTGCCTACGCGCCGCTGGATATCGCGATGCCGCCGGAACGCCTGAAGCTGCTGCTGGATCTGATGCAGCCCTCGGCGGTGCTGGCGGATGAAAAAGGCGCGAAGGCTTATGAAACCCTGGGGATGAATATACCGCTGATCCGGTACGCGGACGCGGAAGCGGCGGATACTAACGCGGGAAAGCTAGCGGCCATCCGCCGGCAGGCCAGCGTGTACGACCCGATGTCCGTGCTGTACACCTCCGGATCCACGGGCATCCCGAAGGGATCCATCCAGACGCATTTCAGCTATGTGAACTGGACAGACGCAACCAACGAGGTATACAGCTTTACGGAAGATATGGTATTCGGCAACCAGTCACCGTTCTTCTACGCAAATTCCGTGCTGGACGTAATCTCCCCGGTTTCACTGGGCGCAACGGTGTACCTGCTGCCAGCAGGGGTGCTGGGATTCCCGAAAAGGCTGCTCTGCTGCCTGAAGGAACAGCATGTGACCTGCCTGTGCATGACGCCGAGCAGTTTCATCAGCATTGTGAATGCAGGCGTGCTGGCACCCGGCTGCCTGCCGGAACTGAAGTGGGGCATTATGAGCGGCGAATCCATGCCGTGGCCGCCGCTGAAAGTGTGGATGGACGCGACGCCGAACGCCGGCTGGTGGCACTACTACGGCAGCACGGAGATGTTCTCCGTGGCGGTAGGCAAGGTACCGCATGAGTATGACGCGGGCAGCCGCCTGCCGGTGGGCCGGCCGTTCCGGCTGGCGCATATTCTTTTCCTGGATGAGAACGGGAACGAGGCAAAGCCCGGAGAGCCGGGTGAAATGCTGCTTTCCAGTCCCTGGATTGCCTGGGGGTACCACCGGGATCCGGAACGGACGATGGCCTCCTGGGTGGTGGACCCGCTGGAACGCGGCTGGCAGGAACGTTTCTTCCGCAGCGGGGATATTGGTTACCTGCAGGAGGACGGCCAACTGATGGTGCTGGGCCGCCGGGACAACCAGATCAAGCATATGGGCTACCGTATGGAACTGGGCGAGGTGGAAGCTGTGCTGCGCGGCCTGGAAGGCTGGAAGGAAGGCTGCGTGCTGTACAATCGGGAGAATGATGAAATCTGGTGCTTCTGGTCGGGCACACTGGATGAGAAGCAGCTTCGGGCCGGGCTGAAGGAAAGCCTGGCGCGGTATATGCTGCCGGACAGATATGTGCACCTGGAAAAAATGCCGCACACCCCATCCGTGAAGGTGGACCGCAATACCCTGAGTCAGATGATGAAATAA
- a CDS encoding response regulator — MYRVLIVDDELPAQRFVRSIIEQFSATFQVADTASSGEQALDFLQRENVDLLITDISMHGMNGIELAKSARALQPNIRIVIISGYGEFEYAQGAIEAGVDEYLLKPVSISKMSAILQSIEKKLTSQNTDIEASLLPAIACGQPYSVETAAQMYSRRRFRFAMIRWGNQDMTLPRVLSASSLVLPKQERFQVLRGRDDDEQILIAPEGPVEEFLTDLSVYMTRKGPLSTWTAVYTPAEREIEFLPAFIEWSLTLLYRKTVIGRHQIIQFTGGAMPKEHMRLPTSEMNQYTYFITSAKYRMIKDYFMSLASSWEKDQLPQREVWHLGRQLIHHASAVSPSIGARQEDLLTGFNDLIRSASSTGDLMASAYSMLFDGGSMSDRKLSPRELYDYAAQYIRDNYAQPLSMQSVCDEIGISQTYLSRLFRKYSDTTFNAWLTRCRMEAAKKLLTEKPDLLLRDVAACVGYEDSSYFTKVFHQYTGQTPSQFTSGG; from the coding sequence ATGTACCGGGTGTTGATCGTGGATGATGAGCTGCCGGCGCAGCGGTTTGTCCGGAGCATTATCGAACAGTTTTCCGCCACCTTCCAGGTGGCCGATACCGCTTCCAGCGGCGAGCAGGCCCTGGATTTCCTGCAGCGGGAAAACGTGGACCTGCTGATTACCGATATCAGCATGCACGGCATGAACGGTATCGAGCTGGCCAAGTCTGCCCGTGCACTCCAGCCCAATATCCGTATCGTGATCATCAGTGGCTACGGGGAGTTCGAATACGCGCAGGGTGCCATCGAGGCGGGAGTGGATGAATACCTGCTCAAGCCGGTCAGCATCAGCAAGATGTCCGCCATCCTGCAGTCGATTGAGAAAAAGCTGACATCCCAGAACACCGATATTGAAGCTTCCCTCCTCCCGGCTATTGCCTGCGGCCAACCCTACTCCGTGGAAACAGCCGCCCAGATGTACAGCCGCCGGCGCTTCCGCTTTGCGATGATCCGCTGGGGCAACCAGGACATGACGCTGCCCCGGGTGCTGAGTGCCTCCTCCCTGGTACTGCCGAAGCAGGAGCGCTTCCAGGTCCTGCGCGGGCGGGATGATGATGAACAGATTCTCATCGCCCCGGAAGGCCCGGTGGAGGAATTCCTTACCGACCTGAGCGTATACATGACCCGCAAGGGCCCGCTGAGCACCTGGACCGCGGTATATACCCCGGCAGAGCGGGAAATTGAATTCCTGCCGGCATTCATCGAGTGGTCCCTCACCCTGCTGTATCGGAAAACAGTCATCGGCCGTCACCAGATCATCCAGTTTACCGGCGGTGCCATGCCGAAGGAGCATATGCGCCTTCCCACCTCCGAGATGAACCAGTACACATATTTCATTACATCCGCCAAGTACCGCATGATCAAGGATTACTTTATGTCCCTGGCATCTTCCTGGGAGAAGGATCAGCTTCCCCAGCGTGAGGTGTGGCACCTTGGCCGCCAGCTGATTCACCATGCCTCCGCCGTCAGCCCGTCCATCGGCGCCCGGCAGGAGGATCTGCTCACCGGGTTCAATGACCTGATCCGCAGTGCCTCCTCCACCGGTGACCTGATGGCTTCCGCCTATTCCATGCTGTTTGACGGCGGCAGCATGTCGGACCGCAAGCTTTCCCCGCGGGAATTGTACGACTACGCAGCCCAGTACATCAGGGACAATTACGCCCAGCCGCTGAGCATGCAGAGCGTCTGCGATGAAATCGGCATCTCCCAGACATATCTGAGCCGGCTTTTCCGTAAGTACAGCGACACCACCTTCAACGCCTGGCTCACCCGCTGCCGCATGGAGGCAGCCAAGAAACTGCTCACCGAAAAGCCGGACCTGCTGCTGCGCGACGTGGCTGCCTGCGTCGGCTATGAGGATTCCAGCTATTTCACCAAAGTGTTCCACCAGTACACCGGTCAGACCCCGTCCCAGTTCACATCGGGCGGCTGA
- a CDS encoding acyl carrier protein, with amino-acid sequence MTDMEKLLAALAEVRDDVDFAGEDALVDDGLIDSFDLTQIIAALDEAFDIHIITGDIEPENFNNVRSMLELVHRYQGK; translated from the coding sequence ATGACCGATATGGAAAAGCTGCTTGCGGCACTGGCGGAGGTCCGCGACGACGTGGACTTCGCCGGCGAGGACGCGCTGGTGGACGACGGGCTGATCGACTCCTTCGACCTGACCCAGATCATCGCCGCCCTGGACGAAGCCTTTGACATCCATATCATCACCGGCGATATTGAGCCGGAAAACTTCAACAATGTGCGGTCCATGCTGGAGCTGGTGCACAGGTACCAGGGAAAATGA
- a CDS encoding ABC transporter ATP-binding protein codes for MASITIKDMCVSYNKGKTYVLDKLNLDIKDGEFCVFLGPSGCGKSTAMYSIAGLLEPFSGQIYFGDTLMTETENGKKKTFVPPQERNIAMVFQEYALYPNMTVRENMGFSLKTKKVPKDEIDRLVNEQAAKLELTDLLDRRIAQLSGGQRQRVALGRALVRSPQVFLLDEPLGNLDAKLRDQVRYELKKIQKELNVTTIYVTHDQTEAMTMADHIVLLSGGHIMQEGTPNDLYDHPANEFVAGFLGTPQINIFPCSVKEENGAYILDAGTFRLKAPDHVKASLAPYTGKKVDLGIRPSDFEIAQEGVNSIPAKLDSIEPLGDAYLLYVRIGEKVVVFKYAGEKAPTETEMLLKPNMEKLHLFDPETQKRINA; via the coding sequence ATGGCTTCGATTACGATCAAGGATATGTGCGTAAGCTACAACAAGGGCAAGACTTACGTACTGGATAAGCTGAACCTGGATATCAAGGACGGCGAGTTCTGCGTGTTCCTGGGGCCCTCCGGCTGCGGCAAATCCACGGCCATGTATTCCATCGCCGGCCTCCTGGAACCCTTCTCAGGCCAGATTTATTTCGGCGATACGCTGATGACGGAAACGGAAAACGGCAAAAAGAAGACCTTCGTTCCGCCGCAGGAGCGCAACATCGCCATGGTGTTCCAGGAATACGCCCTGTACCCGAACATGACCGTGCGGGAAAATATGGGCTTTTCCCTGAAGACCAAGAAGGTGCCGAAGGATGAGATTGACCGGCTGGTGAACGAGCAGGCGGCCAAGCTGGAACTGACGGACCTGCTGGACCGGCGGATTGCCCAGCTTTCCGGCGGCCAGCGCCAGCGTGTGGCCCTGGGCCGCGCCCTGGTGCGCAGCCCCCAGGTCTTCCTGCTGGACGAACCGCTGGGCAACCTGGACGCCAAGCTGCGTGACCAGGTGCGCTACGAGCTGAAGAAGATCCAGAAGGAACTGAATGTGACCACCATCTACGTGACACATGACCAGACGGAAGCCATGACCATGGCGGACCACATCGTGCTGCTGAGCGGCGGCCACATCATGCAGGAAGGCACCCCGAACGACCTGTACGACCATCCGGCCAACGAGTTCGTGGCGGGCTTCCTGGGCACCCCGCAGATCAATATCTTCCCCTGCAGCGTGAAGGAAGAGAACGGCGCATATATCCTGGACGCGGGCACATTCCGGCTGAAAGCGCCGGACCATGTGAAGGCATCCCTGGCACCCTATACGGGCAAAAAGGTGGACCTGGGTATCCGGCCGTCCGACTTTGAGATCGCGCAGGAAGGTGTGAATTCCATTCCGGCAAAGCTGGATTCCATTGAGCCGCTGGGTGACGCGTACCTGCTGTATGTACGGATCGGCGAAAAAGTGGTAGTATTTAAGTACGCCGGAGAAAAAGCGCCCACAGAGACGGAAATGCTGCTGAAACCGAACATGGAAAAGCTGCATCTTTTCGATCCGGAAACCCAGAAACGCATCAACGCATGA
- a CDS encoding glycoside hydrolase family 3 protein, with translation MRKLALLTALVMLLTSVGITAFAEDEAIVESASGFYYIEAEGSRPRLSAASKDVFIQVDGEWFKDLNRNGTLDVYEDWRQDVPARVADLTAQMTMDEKGGLLLFACIAGQNGSTVTNFNAEIAGFGGGGSDAATAASAAVVDLESPAINDPDNLTVDVNGKVYQSTRYQLQTMHVNTFIAALTGVPKDQLDVFNRLQGYAEDTRLGIPATFSGDRTYNTWGGMIDAPHYAFGVARDPELLYNLMSEYAKESVALGYHQVFHGYGNEIGSWYGDDPNYIAKMAAAETKAYEDNGFQSHSKHFIARGGRNSYMAAKSPANLIDSWKIGWKAVVDAGTQYIMTNNNEGVTPGVQGYMDKDTYDILRNELGYDGVVCLDWPLGDSSLMTKTGILADGTDISKLSLVERYALILNAGVDMFSCSVGVPGTDVNDETYASIFMHARPQVVVQTVTDGLVTEEDLNVHVGRVLKTKFAYGLFENPYRDWGELLELIGTDAYKAEQTIPLSTETIDTYRRPEIIAMEEELMVKSTIVYKNDGVLPLKADAKVYIDSNAGSREAIAAAVAEKATVVEDLAEATAAVFHVTSFNDAYEAMIEDAQDEKVPVVLIYEGTNSNEPALQQFIDANALVMQTYRNTPDHGSSVGSFYRYVTPSVTAAMLFGEKEPTGKTLFELAYNPDDKALSWGELQDDIGVSDDVRLYMAMLAKRNPAVEMPNNLGDVIVTDGFGIELSKPADIHLSLLTVPRTVKNEEVETSSGMQMQTTVNTSILKAGEPFTIRFVAENTGAGDGLITVPVLDNGEAAAEKVVGVTAGQFRVINVDLVLEAGEHTITVGDLSATVTVE, from the coding sequence ATGAGGAAACTGGCTTTGCTGACGGCACTTGTTATGCTGCTCACGTCTGTGGGTATCACAGCATTTGCGGAAGATGAAGCAATCGTGGAAAGCGCTTCCGGCTTCTACTACATTGAAGCAGAAGGCAGCCGCCCCCGCCTGAGCGCAGCGTCCAAGGATGTATTTATCCAGGTGGACGGCGAGTGGTTCAAGGACCTGAACAGAAACGGTACCCTTGATGTGTACGAAGACTGGCGCCAGGATGTGCCGGCCCGTGTCGCGGACCTGACGGCCCAGATGACGATGGACGAAAAGGGAGGCCTGCTGCTCTTCGCATGTATCGCCGGCCAGAACGGATCCACCGTGACCAACTTCAACGCTGAAATCGCCGGATTCGGCGGAGGCGGAAGTGATGCGGCAACTGCGGCTAGCGCGGCGGTAGTTGACCTGGAGAGCCCGGCGATCAATGACCCGGACAATCTGACTGTGGATGTCAACGGTAAGGTTTACCAGTCCACACGGTACCAGCTGCAGACGATGCATGTGAACACCTTTATCGCGGCCCTGACCGGTGTTCCGAAGGACCAGCTGGATGTTTTCAACCGCCTGCAGGGCTATGCGGAAGATACGCGGCTGGGTATCCCGGCCACCTTCTCCGGCGACCGTACCTACAACACCTGGGGCGGCATGATTGACGCCCCGCACTATGCGTTCGGTGTTGCCAGGGATCCCGAACTGCTGTACAACCTGATGAGCGAATATGCCAAGGAATCCGTTGCACTCGGATACCACCAGGTATTCCACGGATACGGCAATGAAATCGGATCCTGGTACGGCGATGATCCCAATTACATCGCCAAGATGGCGGCTGCCGAAACCAAGGCCTATGAGGACAACGGTTTCCAGTCCCACTCCAAGCACTTTATCGCCCGCGGCGGACGGAATTCCTACATGGCGGCAAAGTCCCCCGCCAACCTGATTGACTCCTGGAAGATCGGCTGGAAGGCGGTTGTGGATGCCGGCACGCAGTACATCATGACGAACAACAACGAGGGCGTCACCCCCGGTGTGCAGGGCTATATGGACAAGGATACCTACGATATCCTGCGCAACGAACTGGGCTATGACGGCGTTGTGTGCCTCGACTGGCCCCTGGGCGACTCCAGCCTGATGACGAAGACCGGTATCCTGGCCGACGGAACGGACATCTCCAAGCTGAGCCTGGTGGAACGGTACGCCCTGATCCTGAACGCGGGCGTGGATATGTTCTCCTGCTCGGTCGGCGTTCCGGGTACGGATGTGAACGATGAAACCTATGCCAGCATCTTCATGCACGCCCGTCCCCAGGTTGTGGTCCAGACGGTAACGGACGGCCTGGTAACCGAGGAAGACCTGAATGTGCATGTGGGCCGCGTGCTGAAGACCAAGTTCGCGTACGGCCTGTTCGAGAATCCCTACCGTGACTGGGGCGAACTGCTTGAGCTGATCGGAACGGATGCCTATAAGGCGGAACAGACCATCCCGCTGAGCACCGAGACGATCGATACATACCGCCGCCCGGAAATCATTGCCATGGAAGAAGAACTGATGGTCAAGTCCACCATCGTGTACAAGAACGACGGCGTCCTGCCCCTGAAGGCGGATGCCAAGGTGTACATCGACTCCAATGCCGGCAGCCGGGAAGCCATCGCGGCGGCTGTCGCTGAGAAGGCAACTGTGGTGGAAGACCTCGCGGAAGCGACGGCAGCCGTGTTCCATGTGACCAGCTTCAACGATGCCTATGAGGCCATGATTGAGGATGCCCAGGACGAGAAGGTGCCGGTTGTGCTGATCTATGAGGGAACCAACAGCAATGAACCTGCCCTGCAGCAGTTCATTGATGCCAATGCCCTGGTGATGCAGACCTACCGCAACACGCCGGACCATGGCTCCTCTGTCGGATCCTTCTACCGCTATGTGACACCGTCCGTGACTGCGGCGATGCTCTTCGGCGAGAAGGAACCCACCGGCAAGACGCTGTTTGAACTGGCGTACAACCCGGATGACAAGGCGCTGTCCTGGGGCGAACTGCAGGATGATATCGGTGTGAGCGATGACGTACGGCTGTACATGGCCATGCTGGCCAAGCGCAACCCCGCAGTCGAAATGCCCAACAACCTGGGTGATGTGATCGTCACGGACGGCTTCGGCATTGAGCTGAGCAAGCCTGCTGATATCCACCTGAGCCTGCTGACCGTTCCGCGCACTGTAAAGAATGAAGAAGTGGAAACCTCTTCCGGCATGCAGATGCAGACCACGGTCAATACCAGCATCCTCAAGGCGGGTGAGCCCTTTACAATCCGCTTTGTGGCTGAGAACACCGGCGCCGGTGACGGCCTGATCACGGTTCCTGTGCTGGACAACGGCGAGGCTGCCGCGGAGAAGGTTGTGGGCGTGACTGCCGGACAGTTCCGGGTGATCAATGTGGACCTGGTCCTGGAAGCCGGCGAGCATACCATCACTGTGGGTGATCTGTCCGCAACGGTTACCGTTGAGTAA
- a CDS encoding MBOAT family protein gives MSILTVEFLAFAACTLLLYYLMPLKVRWLVLVCASAVFVCLSGWYSAAHLTAAALVMWGGGLLLRKKKSRLLLAVLLVLDLGAMAFLKYYPAFSGADLILPLGLSYFTFQSAGYLIDVYRGKAEARKNPLEAWLFIGYFPQLAQGPISTWKELGSQLRTGHPLDPDNFVSGFQLLLWGYFKKLVIADRLAAVTDALLKGGDLPGWFVLGGVTLYAIRLYLDFSGGMDVVRGFSRMAGIELPENFRRPFFSQSVAEYWRRWHITLGAWFRSYLLYPLTTSKAGIGLGKAASKAFGKKTGRMVPSVLATMLVFLLIGIWHTANWNAVVFGAYFGIVMAASMLLEPVWKSMRTALNLPKDGWMKPFRLVRTWILILIAQYFAFTAGPGQGLSLMAQTVQPWSFAGFAEKITGVMEMTEWMIIVAGCVIVLIVDILCEKNIDVCGKLAKTHFWIRWPVLLALILATAVLGIYGSGYDGAAFLYTQF, from the coding sequence TTGAGCATACTGACCGTTGAGTTCCTGGCCTTCGCGGCATGTACGCTGCTGCTGTACTACCTGATGCCGCTGAAGGTCCGCTGGCTGGTGCTGGTATGCGCCAGCGCGGTTTTTGTATGCCTTTCCGGCTGGTACAGCGCGGCGCACCTGACGGCAGCAGCCCTGGTGATGTGGGGCGGCGGCCTGCTGCTGCGGAAAAAGAAGAGCCGCCTGCTGCTGGCTGTGCTGTTGGTACTGGACCTGGGCGCCATGGCTTTCCTGAAGTATTATCCCGCCTTCTCCGGGGCGGACCTGATCCTGCCGCTGGGCCTGAGCTATTTCACGTTCCAGAGCGCGGGATACCTCATTGACGTATACCGCGGCAAGGCGGAGGCCCGGAAGAACCCGCTGGAGGCGTGGCTGTTCATCGGATACTTCCCCCAGCTGGCACAGGGGCCGATTTCCACCTGGAAGGAGCTGGGCAGCCAGCTGCGGACCGGGCACCCGCTGGATCCCGACAATTTCGTATCCGGCTTCCAGCTGCTGCTGTGGGGCTACTTCAAAAAGCTGGTGATCGCGGACCGGCTGGCGGCGGTGACGGATGCCCTGCTGAAGGGCGGGGACCTGCCGGGCTGGTTTGTGCTGGGTGGTGTGACCTTGTACGCCATCCGGCTGTACCTGGATTTTTCCGGCGGCATGGACGTGGTGCGCGGTTTCTCCCGGATGGCGGGAATTGAGCTGCCGGAGAACTTCCGCCGGCCGTTCTTCAGCCAGAGCGTGGCAGAATACTGGCGGCGGTGGCACATCACGCTGGGTGCGTGGTTCCGCTCGTATCTGCTGTACCCGCTGACGACCTCGAAGGCAGGCATCGGGCTGGGCAAGGCGGCATCGAAGGCATTCGGGAAAAAGACGGGGCGCATGGTGCCCAGCGTGCTGGCGACGATGCTGGTGTTCCTGCTGATCGGTATCTGGCATACCGCCAACTGGAACGCGGTGGTGTTCGGCGCTTACTTCGGCATCGTAATGGCAGCCAGCATGCTGCTGGAACCGGTGTGGAAGAGCATGCGGACCGCGCTGAACCTGCCAAAGGATGGCTGGATGAAGCCCTTCCGGCTGGTGCGGACGTGGATCCTGATCCTGATCGCGCAGTACTTCGCGTTTACGGCCGGCCCCGGGCAGGGGCTCAGCCTGATGGCGCAGACGGTGCAGCCGTGGAGCTTTGCCGGCTTCGCCGAAAAGATAACCGGCGTGATGGAAATGACGGAGTGGATGATCATCGTGGCGGGATGCGTGATCGTACTGATTGTGGACATCCTGTGCGAGAAGAATATCGACGTGTGCGGCAAGCTCGCGAAAACACATTTCTGGATCCGATGGCCGGTGCTGCTGGCGCTGATCCTGGCGACTGCGGTACTGGGAATCTACGGTTCGGGTTATGACGGGGCGGCGTTCCTGTATACGCAGTTCTGA
- a CDS encoding AMP-binding protein, whose product MSTRNILDWLEEAADAAPQSTACDGPGGSYTWGALRTRARETGTFLCALTGRQQPVLILMEKSPDCLCAMFGAVYAGCFYTPLDSSMPEARMRMIAETLQPAVVLFEEKFRDIAGRIAGDAKTACFAEIPGGEDAGKLAERRAGHIDTDLLYVLFTSGSTGVPKGVSITHRSVVDFVEWACGALRLPEGVRFGSQAPFYFDNSVLDIYCAMKMRGSLHLIPRGDFMFPKRLMERINAEKIDTLFWVPSALTALANADVLAPGSLPGVKRVFFCGETMPCATLNRWKQALPDADYVNMYGPTEITDVCAWYRVDRDFADTDSLPIGFPCGNTRIELIDGEICVGGTCLSPGYYNAPEKTAAAFVQNPLRPQIREILYKTGDLGEYSDRGELMFLGRRDSQIKRSGYRIELGEVECALSAAEGVELACCWYDAPNEKIIAAFTGTADEKDIRKALKAALPKYMLPDSLLRRDTMPRTGSGKIDRAALKREAELEHTDR is encoded by the coding sequence ATGAGCACGCGGAATATTCTGGACTGGCTGGAAGAGGCAGCGGATGCCGCGCCGCAGTCCACGGCCTGTGACGGGCCGGGCGGAAGCTATACCTGGGGTGCCCTGCGGACGAGGGCCCGGGAAACCGGGACCTTTCTTTGCGCGCTGACGGGGCGGCAGCAGCCGGTGCTGATCCTGATGGAGAAGAGCCCGGACTGCCTGTGCGCGATGTTCGGGGCGGTGTACGCGGGGTGCTTTTACACGCCGCTGGACTCCTCCATGCCCGAGGCGCGGATGCGGATGATCGCGGAGACGCTGCAGCCGGCGGTCGTGCTGTTTGAGGAAAAGTTCCGGGATATTGCCGGACGGATCGCGGGGGACGCAAAAACAGCGTGCTTCGCGGAGATTCCCGGCGGGGAAGACGCGGGAAAGCTTGCGGAACGCCGCGCGGGACATATCGATACGGACCTGCTGTACGTGCTGTTTACGAGTGGGTCCACCGGCGTGCCCAAGGGTGTATCCATCACACATCGGAGCGTGGTGGACTTCGTCGAGTGGGCCTGCGGCGCGCTGCGGCTGCCGGAAGGCGTACGCTTCGGAAGCCAGGCGCCGTTCTATTTTGACAATTCCGTGCTGGACATCTACTGCGCGATGAAGATGCGGGGCAGCCTGCACCTGATCCCGCGTGGTGATTTTATGTTCCCCAAAAGGCTGATGGAACGCATCAATGCCGAGAAGATTGACACGCTGTTCTGGGTGCCGTCGGCGCTGACGGCGCTGGCGAACGCTGACGTGCTGGCCCCCGGATCGCTGCCGGGCGTGAAGCGCGTGTTCTTCTGCGGGGAGACGATGCCCTGCGCGACGCTGAACCGCTGGAAGCAGGCCCTGCCGGACGCGGACTATGTGAATATGTACGGGCCGACGGAGATTACGGATGTGTGCGCCTGGTACCGGGTGGACCGGGACTTCGCGGACACGGACAGCCTGCCGATCGGGTTCCCGTGCGGCAATACAAGGATTGAGCTGATCGACGGGGAGATCTGCGTGGGGGGCACCTGCCTGTCGCCGGGCTACTACAACGCGCCGGAAAAGACCGCTGCCGCCTTTGTGCAGAATCCGCTGCGGCCGCAGATCCGGGAAATCCTCTACAAAACCGGCGACCTGGGCGAGTACAGCGACCGCGGGGAGCTGATGTTCCTGGGCCGGCGGGACAGCCAGATCAAGCGCAGCGGATACCGCATCGAGCTGGGTGAGGTGGAGTGCGCGCTGAGCGCGGCGGAGGGCGTGGAGCTGGCATGCTGCTGGTATGATGCTCCGAACGAAAAGATTATCGCGGCCTTTACGGGGACCGCGGATGAAAAGGATATCCGGAAGGCGCTGAAGGCGGCGCTGCCCAAGTATATGCTGCCGGACAGCCTGCTGCGCCGGGATACCATGCCCCGGACCGGCAGCGGAAAGATTGACCGGGCAGCGCTGAAACGGGAGGCGGAACTTGAGCATACTGACCGTTGA